A part of Streptomyces sp. NBC_01497 genomic DNA contains:
- the sufU gene encoding Fe-S cluster assembly sulfur transfer protein SufU — MKLDSMYQDVILDHYKHPHGRGLRDGDAEVHHVNPTCGDEITLRVRYDGSRIADVSYEGQGCSISQASASVLNDLLVGKELAEAQQIQGTFLELMQSKGQVEPDDAMEEVLEDAVAFAGVSKYPARVKCALLSWMAWKDATAQALGESAQKESA, encoded by the coding sequence GTGAAACTGGATTCGATGTACCAGGACGTCATCCTGGACCACTACAAGCACCCGCACGGGCGCGGTCTGCGGGACGGCGACGCCGAGGTGCACCACGTCAACCCGACGTGCGGCGACGAGATCACGCTGCGCGTGCGCTACGACGGCTCGCGCATCGCGGACGTCAGCTACGAGGGGCAGGGCTGCTCCATCAGCCAGGCCAGCGCCTCGGTGCTGAACGACCTGCTGGTCGGTAAGGAACTCGCCGAGGCACAGCAGATCCAGGGCACGTTCCTGGAGCTGATGCAGTCCAAGGGCCAGGTCGAGCCCGACGACGCGATGGAGGAGGTGCTGGAGGACGCGGTCGCGTTCGCCGGCGTCTCGAAGTACCCCGCCCGCGTGAAGTGCGCCCTGCTGAGCTGGATGGCCTGGAAGGACGCGACAGCCCAGGCCCTGGGCGAGAGCGCACAGAAGGAGAGCGCATGA
- a CDS encoding metal-sulfur cluster assembly factor, producing MSENETLMKPASEDEVREALYDVVDPELGIDVVNLGLIYGVHIDDDNTVTLDMTLTSAACPLTDVIEDQAKSATEGIVNELRINWVWMPPWGPEKITDDGREQLRALGFNV from the coding sequence ATGAGCGAGAACGAGACCCTGATGAAGCCGGCCTCGGAGGACGAGGTCCGCGAGGCGCTGTACGACGTCGTCGACCCCGAACTGGGCATCGACGTCGTCAACCTCGGGCTGATCTACGGGGTGCACATCGACGACGACAACACCGTCACCCTGGACATGACCCTGACGTCGGCGGCCTGCCCGCTGACCGATGTGATCGAGGACCAGGCGAAGTCGGCCACCGAGGGCATCGTGAACGAACTCCGGATCAACTGGGTCTGGATGCCGCCGTGGGGCCCCGAGAAGATCACGGACGACGGGCGCGAGCAGCTGCGCGCGCTCGGCTTCAACGTCTGA
- a CDS encoding uracil-xanthine permease family protein: protein MAGFGFGWKLHGDGKHLGPGDIVRPGERLTWGRTVGLGAQHVVSMIGACFVAPVLMGLDPSLALMASGVATALFLLTTRGRVPSYLGSSLSFVGVSAAIAGQGGDTGTLTGAMLVVGACLAGCGIAVQVLGARIIHAVLPPPVTGAVVMLIGFNLAPVTAATYWPQDQWTALATMVFTGLALVVLRGFWSRIAIFLGLLFGYALSWVLDRTAGRIHSADGSGKVVDHWRVDFSGVGRADWIGLPHFHGPNFTGSAVLVALPVLVALLAENTGHIKAVGEMTGDTLDDTMGKAIVADGAATVLSTAFGGPATTTYAENIGVMAATRVYSTAAYWAAACFALLFGLCPKFGAVVAAIPGGVLGGITVILYGMIGLLGAQIWIRNKVDFSQPLNLVPAATGVIIGVGGVSLRITGDFVLSGIALGTLVVLTSYHGLRWLSKTAGTPQPPLLDGGTAGYGAEPEEPSVPGGPGRGADGQDLP, encoded by the coding sequence ATGGCGGGGTTCGGCTTCGGGTGGAAGCTGCACGGCGACGGCAAGCACCTGGGGCCGGGAGACATCGTCAGGCCGGGTGAGCGGCTGACCTGGGGGCGCACCGTCGGCCTCGGCGCCCAGCACGTGGTGTCGATGATCGGCGCGTGCTTCGTCGCGCCGGTCCTGATGGGGCTCGACCCCAGTCTGGCGCTGATGGCGTCCGGCGTGGCGACGGCGCTGTTCCTGCTGACCACGCGGGGTCGCGTGCCCAGCTACCTCGGCTCGTCGCTGTCGTTCGTCGGCGTCTCGGCCGCGATCGCGGGCCAGGGCGGCGACACGGGAACGCTGACCGGCGCGATGCTCGTGGTCGGCGCCTGCCTCGCGGGCTGCGGCATCGCCGTCCAGGTGCTCGGCGCCCGGATCATCCACGCCGTCCTCCCGCCGCCGGTGACCGGCGCGGTCGTCATGCTGATCGGCTTCAACCTGGCGCCCGTCACGGCCGCCACCTACTGGCCGCAGGACCAGTGGACGGCACTCGCCACCATGGTCTTCACGGGCCTCGCGCTGGTCGTGCTGCGCGGCTTCTGGTCTCGGATCGCGATCTTCCTCGGCCTCCTGTTCGGCTACGCGCTGTCCTGGGTCCTCGACCGCACGGCCGGCCGGATCCACTCGGCGGACGGCTCCGGCAAGGTCGTCGACCACTGGCGCGTCGACTTCTCCGGCGTCGGCAGGGCCGACTGGATCGGCCTCCCGCACTTCCACGGGCCGAACTTCACCGGCTCCGCGGTCCTGGTCGCGCTGCCCGTCCTCGTCGCGCTGCTCGCCGAGAACACCGGGCACATCAAGGCGGTCGGCGAGATGACCGGCGACACGCTCGACGACACGATGGGCAAGGCGATCGTCGCGGACGGGGCGGCGACCGTGCTGTCGACGGCGTTCGGCGGCCCGGCCACCACGACGTACGCGGAGAACATCGGCGTCATGGCCGCGACCCGCGTCTACTCGACGGCCGCGTACTGGGCCGCCGCCTGCTTCGCCCTGCTGTTCGGGCTCTGCCCGAAGTTCGGCGCGGTCGTCGCCGCCATCCCCGGCGGTGTGCTCGGCGGCATCACCGTCATCCTGTACGGCATGATCGGCCTGCTCGGCGCCCAGATCTGGATCCGCAACAAGGTCGACTTCTCGCAGCCGCTGAACCTGGTCCCCGCGGCGACCGGAGTGATCATCGGCGTCGGCGGTGTCTCGCTGAGGATCACCGGCGACTTCGTCCTGAGCGGCATCGCGCTGGGCACACTCGTCGTACTCACCTCGTACCACGGGCTGCGCTGGCTGTCGAAGACCGCGGGCACGCCCCAGCCGCCGCTGCTCGACGGCGGGACGGCCGGGTACGGCGCGGAGCCCGAGGAGCCCTCCGTACCGGGCGGCCCCGGGCGCGGCGCCGACGGCCAGGACCTGCCGTGA